The following are encoded together in the Bubalus kerabau isolate K-KA32 ecotype Philippines breed swamp buffalo chromosome 3, PCC_UOA_SB_1v2, whole genome shotgun sequence genome:
- the DES gene encoding desmin, with translation MSQAYSSSQRVSSYRRTFGGAPSFPLGSPLSSPVFPRAGFGTKGSSSSVTSRVYQVSRTSGGAGGLGALRASRLGSTRVPSSYGAGELLDFSLADAVNQEFLTTRTNEKVELQELNDRFANYIEKVRFLEQQNAALAAEVNRLKGREPTRVAEIYEEELRELRRQVEVLTNQRARVDVERDNLLDDLQRLKAKLQEEIQLKEEAENNLAAFRADVDAATLARIDLERRIESLNEEIAFLKKVHEEEIRELQAQLQEQQVQVEMDMSKPDLTAALRDIRAQYETIAAKNISEAEEWYKSKVSDLTQAANKNNDALRQAKQEMMEYRHQIQSYTCEIDALKGTNDSLMRQMRELEDRFASEASGYQDNIARLEEEIRHLKDEMARHLREYQDLLNVKMALDVEIATYRKLLEGEESRINLPIQTFSALNFRETSPEQRGSEVHTKKTVMIKTIETRDGEVVSEATQQQHEVL, from the exons ATGAGCCAGGCCTACTCGTCCAGCCAGCGGGTGTCGTCCTACCGCCGCACCTTCGGCGGGGCCCCCAGCTTCCCGCTCGGCTCCCCTCTGAGCTCGCCGGTGTTCCCGCGCGCGGGCTTCGGCACCAAGGGCTCCTCGAGCTCGGTGACGTCCCGCGTGTACCAGGTGTCGCGCACGtcgggcggggccgggggcctGGGGGCGCTGCGGGCCAGCCGGCTGGGTTCGACCCGCGTGCCCTCCTCCTATGGCGCGGGCGAGCTGCTGGACTTCTCGCTGGCCGATGCCGTGAACCAGGAGTTCCTGACCACGCGCACCAACGAGAAGGTGGAGCTGCAGGAGCTCAATGATCGCTTCGCCAACTACATCGAGAAGGTGCGCTTCCTGGAGCAGCAGAACGCGGCGCTTGCTGCGGAGGTGAACCGGCTCAAGGGCCGGGAGCCGACGCGCGTGGCCGAGATCTACGAGGAGGAGCTGcgcgagctgcggcgccaggtgGAGGTGCTCACCAACCAGCGCGCCCGCGTCGACGTCGAGCGGGACAACCTGCTGGACGACCTGCAGCGGCTCAAGGCCAA GCTGCAAGAGGAAATTCAGCTGAAAGAAGAAGCGGAGAACAATTTGGCTGCCTTCCGAGCC GACGTGGATGCCGCCACTCTAGCTCGAATTGACCTGGAGCGCAGGATTGAATCTCTCAACGAGGAAATCGCGTTCCTTAAGAAAGTTCACGAAGAG GAGATCCGCGAGCTACAGGCCCAGCTTCAGGAACAGCAGGTCCAGGTGGAGATGGACATGTCGAAACCAGACCTCACAGCTGCCCTCAGGGACATCCGTGCTCAGTATGAGACCATCGCGGCCAAGAATATCTCGGAAGCGGAGGAATGGTACAAGTCAAAG GTGTCTGACCTGACCCAGGCAGCCAACAAGAACAATGACGCTCTGCGCCAGGCCAAGCAGGAGATGATGGAGTACCGCCACCAGATCCAGTCCTACACCTGTGAGATCGACGCCCTCAAGGGCACC AACGACTCACTGATGAGGCAGATGAGGGAGCTAGAGGACCGCTTTGCTAGTGAGGCCAGCGGCTACCAGGACAACATTGCCCGCCTGGAGGAGGAGATCCGACACCTCAAGGATGAGATGGCCCGCCACCTGCGCGAGTACCAGGACCTGCTCAATGTCAAAATGGCCTTGGACGTGGAGATTGCCACCTACCGGAAGCTGCTGGAGGGCGAGGAGAGCCG GATCAACCTCCCTATCCAGACCTTCTCTGCCCTCAACTTCCGAG AAACAAGCCCCGAGCAGAGGGGTTCTGAGGTCCATACCAAGAAGACGGTGATGATCAAGACCATTGAGACCCGGGACGGGGAG gtCGTCAGTGAGGCCacacagcagcagcatgaggtgCTCTAA